One Methylosinus sp. LW4 genomic region harbors:
- a CDS encoding substrate-binding domain-containing protein, translating to MRLFVSIALTLAALVPARAEEIRVLAAGSLRGALTAVATEFEKSSSDHVALVFGPAGSLHDRIIGGEAFDVYATAAFPQARSLTEKGLARPSVLLARNKLCAVAPAKSPITRETLVDSLLDPAVRPGTSTPKSDPAGDYALAFFRRIDEKRPGAFETLTGKAKILFGGGEPKSAEPRPQNQPLTHWLDEGAVDLLLVYCSGAIPMAEKSAGKYRAFPLPDLYDVAVEYGVALSPRASAAALDFYLTLLSPTGQAALRRAGFVPVSEPAAEK from the coding sequence ATGAGACTGTTCGTTTCCATCGCGCTCACGCTCGCGGCGCTCGTCCCGGCGCGCGCGGAGGAAATTCGCGTGCTGGCGGCGGGAAGCCTCCGCGGCGCCCTGACGGCCGTCGCGACGGAGTTCGAGAAGAGCAGCAGCGATCATGTGGCGCTGGTTTTCGGCCCCGCTGGCTCGCTGCATGATCGGATCATCGGCGGCGAGGCCTTCGACGTCTACGCCACCGCCGCTTTTCCGCAGGCGCGATCCTTGACCGAGAAGGGGCTGGCGCGGCCGAGCGTCCTGCTGGCGCGCAACAAGCTCTGCGCCGTCGCGCCCGCCAAATCGCCGATAACGCGGGAGACGCTGGTCGATTCCCTGCTCGATCCCGCCGTGCGGCCGGGGACCTCGACGCCGAAGTCCGATCCCGCCGGCGATTACGCCTTAGCCTTCTTCCGCCGCATCGACGAGAAGCGCCCGGGCGCTTTCGAGACGCTGACCGGCAAGGCGAAGATTCTCTTCGGCGGCGGCGAGCCGAAAAGCGCCGAGCCGCGCCCGCAAAATCAGCCGCTGACGCATTGGCTCGACGAGGGCGCGGTCGATCTGCTGCTTGTCTATTGCTCCGGCGCGATCCCCATGGCCGAAAAATCGGCCGGCAAATATCGGGCCTTTCCGCTGCCCGATCTCTATGACGTCGCGGTCGAATATGGCGTCGCTCTGTCGCCGCGCGCTTCCGCCGCGGCGTTGGATTTCTATCTGACGCTCCTGTCGCCGACGGGACAAGCGGCCTTGCGCCGCGCCGGCTTCGTCCCGGTCTCGGAGCCCGCCGCCGAAAAGTGA
- a CDS encoding di-heme oxidoreductase family protein, protein MRLLLFRSSTLVASFLAAIIAGSFGSAWAEEFPREAYSYPVAGLDAAAEDAFYRGRVEFLRSWSFPPGGGEGSGLGPLFNRISCAACHQKNGRGQPPSGPDERMLSMLVRLSVPGDGPHGAPKPHPAYGGQLNEEGAPGVPGEGRAAVSWEAASATLADGSIVALRRPRIDFVGLAYGPLDGALFSPRVAPAVFGDGLLESVPIETMRRIAAEQPAQGVHGVVNEVYDVISGQMVPGRFGWKANSPNLKQQIAEAFIGDLGVTTPLFPEDQCAERQEACRAATKSKNRPELDALRLDDIDFFNAHLAPPPRRDADNPQVARGETLFLASGCGVCHVPSLKTQAHPKFSQTLPTQTIAPYTDLMLHDMGEALADGRPDFSASGRQWRTAPLWGVGLVPIVNEHSLLLHDGRARTLEEAILWHGGEGEAAKGAYAALKKDEREALIAFLRSL, encoded by the coding sequence GTGAGGCTCCTTCTTTTTCGCTCTTCGACGCTCGTCGCATCGTTTCTGGCGGCGATTATCGCCGGATCATTCGGCTCGGCGTGGGCCGAGGAGTTTCCGCGCGAAGCCTATAGCTATCCGGTCGCCGGACTCGACGCCGCCGCAGAGGACGCTTTCTATCGCGGCCGCGTCGAGTTCCTGCGCTCCTGGTCCTTTCCGCCGGGCGGCGGCGAGGGTTCCGGGCTCGGGCCGCTGTTCAACCGCATCTCTTGCGCCGCCTGCCATCAGAAGAACGGCCGCGGCCAGCCGCCGAGCGGGCCGGACGAGCGCATGCTGTCCATGCTGGTGCGGCTCTCTGTGCCGGGCGACGGCCCGCATGGCGCGCCCAAGCCGCATCCCGCCTATGGCGGACAGCTGAATGAGGAGGGCGCGCCCGGCGTGCCGGGGGAGGGCCGCGCCGCCGTCTCCTGGGAGGCGGCGTCGGCGACGCTCGCCGACGGCTCCATCGTGGCGCTCCGCCGTCCGCGCATAGACTTCGTCGGTCTCGCCTATGGGCCGCTCGACGGCGCTCTTTTTTCGCCGCGAGTCGCGCCGGCGGTGTTCGGCGACGGATTGCTCGAATCCGTGCCGATCGAGACCATGAGGCGCATCGCCGCCGAGCAGCCGGCGCAGGGCGTCCATGGCGTCGTCAACGAGGTCTATGACGTCATTTCCGGCCAAATGGTCCCGGGGCGCTTCGGCTGGAAGGCGAACAGCCCCAATCTGAAGCAGCAGATCGCCGAGGCTTTCATCGGCGACCTCGGCGTCACCACGCCGCTGTTTCCCGAGGATCAATGCGCCGAGCGGCAGGAGGCCTGCCGGGCCGCGACAAAGTCGAAGAACCGGCCCGAGCTGGACGCGCTGCGGCTCGACGACATCGACTTCTTCAACGCGCATCTCGCCCCGCCGCCGCGCCGCGACGCAGATAATCCGCAAGTCGCGCGCGGCGAGACGCTCTTCCTCGCCTCCGGGTGCGGCGTCTGCCATGTCCCGAGCCTGAAGACGCAGGCGCATCCGAAATTTTCGCAGACGCTGCCGACGCAGACGATCGCGCCCTATACCGATCTTATGCTGCATGACATGGGCGAGGCGCTCGCCGATGGCCGGCCCGATTTTTCCGCCAGCGGGCGGCAGTGGCGCACCGCGCCCTTGTGGGGCGTCGGTCTCGTGCCGATCGTCAATGAGCACAGCCTGCTGCTGCACGACGGACGCGCGCGCACGCTGGAGGAGGCGATCCTCTGGCACGGCGGCGAGGGCGAAGCGGCGAAAGGCGCCTATGCCGCGCTGAAGAAAGACGAGCGCGAGGCGCTGATCGCCTTTCTGCGTTCGCTGTGA
- a CDS encoding ABC transporter substrate-binding protein gives MICRCKSQDRSRELSARIRAILREPARRSMSRIGVSSRRGFLQGCAAGALSTLPGAAFADERRPVVVMTNHNDDTLSLFEKGFEKAYPQYRVQIVWLMPPDAMRHLRDASAQSPDVWWQAAPHNHLADMAKDGFMQPLGLFKEGLPAAIGALPLEGEGDLFHASQLTAFGFFVNSKAIKAQNLPWPEDWAVLAGPAYAGKVAMSDPWTVRFGSQLLSVATQSFGWEKGWALLSAIAGNAVLMQKGLRDEVISGRQPVALHIDTVPNAEQRFRQPMERVYPKHGAIVNAGYIGLLKKAANVEGARAFAAYVLSAEGQALLPRTDLPRLPVRPDVYAVLGKEQFDPFAAQAAGQFVYQPTDESGGRSTAMAALFNGLVQDKELLSGLWRRVHAAEAAGRGGSHVAEARRALEEIPVAADFWKDEAITAAFRPRRRPENAVAPEASPAPQTSAGQPEQAQVIPGQPNGLTIPEPAKPIIEKWRAAFRENQARASRLLDEAKA, from the coding sequence ATGATTTGCCGCTGCAAATCACAGGATCGCTCGCGCGAGCTATCGGCTCGCATCCGAGCCATTTTGCGCGAACCAGCGAGGCGCAGCATGTCGCGAATTGGCGTTTCTTCCCGCCGCGGCTTTTTACAGGGATGCGCCGCCGGCGCCTTGTCCACGCTTCCGGGCGCGGCTTTCGCGGATGAGCGGCGGCCCGTCGTCGTAATGACCAATCACAATGACGACACTCTGTCGCTGTTCGAGAAAGGCTTCGAGAAAGCCTATCCGCAATATCGCGTGCAGATCGTCTGGCTGATGCCGCCGGACGCCATGCGCCATCTTCGCGACGCTTCGGCGCAGAGCCCCGACGTCTGGTGGCAGGCGGCGCCGCATAATCATCTCGCCGATATGGCGAAGGACGGCTTCATGCAGCCGCTCGGCCTCTTCAAGGAGGGGCTGCCCGCGGCGATCGGCGCGCTGCCGCTGGAGGGGGAGGGCGATCTCTTCCACGCCTCGCAGCTGACCGCCTTCGGCTTTTTCGTCAACAGCAAGGCGATCAAAGCGCAAAATCTCCCCTGGCCCGAGGATTGGGCCGTGCTGGCCGGCCCGGCCTATGCCGGCAAGGTCGCCATGTCCGACCCCTGGACCGTGCGCTTCGGCAGCCAATTGCTGAGCGTCGCGACGCAATCCTTCGGCTGGGAGAAGGGCTGGGCGCTGCTCTCCGCCATCGCCGGCAACGCCGTGCTGATGCAAAAGGGCCTGCGCGACGAGGTCATCTCCGGCCGCCAGCCGGTGGCGCTGCATATCGACACTGTGCCCAACGCCGAGCAGCGCTTCCGCCAGCCGATGGAGCGCGTCTATCCGAAGCATGGCGCGATCGTGAACGCCGGCTATATCGGCCTTTTGAAGAAGGCCGCCAATGTCGAGGGCGCGCGCGCCTTCGCCGCCTATGTGCTCTCGGCCGAGGGGCAGGCGCTGCTGCCGAGGACCGATCTGCCGCGCCTGCCGGTGCGGCCCGACGTCTACGCCGTGCTGGGCAAGGAGCAGTTCGATCCTTTCGCCGCGCAGGCCGCGGGACAATTCGTCTATCAGCCGACCGACGAAAGCGGCGGCCGCTCCACTGCGATGGCGGCGCTGTTCAACGGCCTCGTGCAGGACAAGGAGCTGCTGTCCGGCCTCTGGCGGCGCGTGCATGCGGCGGAGGCGGCGGGACGCGGCGGCTCCCATGTCGCCGAGGCGCGGCGCGCGCTGGAGGAGATTCCGGTCGCAGCGGATTTCTGGAAGGATGAGGCGATCACCGCCGCCTTCCGTCCGCGACGCCGGCCGGAGAACGCCGTCGCCCCCGAAGCGAGCCCCGCGCCGCAGACGAGCGCCGGCCAGCCCGAGCAGGCGCAGGTCATTCCCGGTCAGCCGAACGGCCTCACGATCCCCGAGCCCGCCAAGCCGATCATCGAGAAATGGCGCGCCGCCTTTCGTGAGAATCAGGCGCGGGCGAGTCGCCTGCTGGACGAGGCCAAGGCGTGA
- the dctA gene encoding C4-dicarboxylate transporter DctA, whose translation MTAAAIAEAPPRKNAHSLYLQVLAAIVLGALLGVYFPDIAQSPWMEAMGKGFVNLIKMVIAPIIFCTIVSGIAHLESAAKVGRVGIKALVYFEVVSTVALALGLLVGNVLRPGEGFSGKADPAAVAKYLEPAAQRTPVEFVLGVIPDSVIGAFAKGDILQVLLFSILFGFALMALGERGRALRGFIDEAGHAMFGVIAIVMKAAPIGAFGAMGYTVGKYGSDALWSLAWLVGSFYLTSILFVVVALGLVARIVGFDILRFLAYIRDELLIVLGTSSSESALPQLMEKLERLGCSKSVVGLVVPTGYSFNLDGTNIYMTLTSLFIAQALGVELTASQQFVILTVAMLTSKGASGVTGAGFITLGATLSSIDPRLAPGIGIVIGVDKFMSECRALTNICGNGVAAIVVAWWEKELDHDKLAAGLSRRVDPSNVETAITTE comes from the coding sequence TTGACCGCAGCCGCCATTGCCGAGGCGCCGCCGCGCAAAAACGCGCATAGCCTCTACCTCCAGGTGCTCGCGGCGATCGTGCTCGGCGCGCTGCTCGGCGTCTATTTCCCCGACATCGCTCAGAGCCCCTGGATGGAGGCGATGGGCAAGGGCTTCGTCAATCTCATCAAAATGGTGATCGCGCCGATCATCTTCTGCACCATTGTCTCCGGCATCGCTCATCTCGAGAGCGCCGCCAAGGTCGGCCGCGTCGGCATAAAGGCGCTCGTCTATTTCGAGGTGGTCTCGACCGTCGCTCTGGCGCTCGGGCTCCTCGTCGGCAATGTGCTGCGGCCGGGCGAAGGCTTCTCCGGCAAGGCGGACCCCGCCGCCGTCGCCAAATATCTCGAGCCCGCCGCGCAGCGCACGCCGGTCGAGTTCGTGCTCGGCGTCATTCCCGACAGCGTCATCGGCGCCTTCGCCAAAGGCGATATTCTGCAGGTGTTGCTGTTCTCCATCCTGTTCGGCTTCGCGCTGATGGCGCTGGGCGAGCGGGGCAGGGCGCTGCGCGGCTTCATCGACGAGGCGGGCCACGCCATGTTCGGCGTCATCGCCATTGTGATGAAGGCTGCGCCGATCGGCGCTTTCGGCGCCATGGGCTATACGGTGGGCAAATATGGCTCCGACGCGCTGTGGAGCCTCGCCTGGCTGGTCGGCTCCTTCTATCTCACCTCCATATTGTTCGTCGTCGTCGCGCTCGGCCTCGTCGCCCGCATCGTCGGCTTCGATATATTGCGCTTCCTCGCCTATATTCGCGACGAATTGCTGATCGTGCTCGGCACCTCATCGTCGGAGAGCGCGCTGCCGCAGCTGATGGAGAAGCTCGAGCGCCTCGGCTGCTCGAAATCCGTCGTCGGCCTCGTGGTGCCGACCGGCTATTCCTTCAATCTCGACGGCACCAACATCTATATGACGCTGACCAGCCTGTTCATCGCTCAGGCGCTGGGCGTTGAGCTGACGGCGAGCCAGCAATTCGTCATTCTCACCGTGGCCATGCTGACATCCAAGGGCGCATCCGGCGTGACCGGGGCAGGCTTCATCACGCTCGGCGCGACGCTCTCCTCCATCGATCCGCGCCTCGCACCGGGCATAGGCATTGTCATCGGCGTCGATAAATTCATGAGCGAGTGCCGCGCGCTCACCAATATTTGCGGCAATGGCGTCGCCGCCATCGTCGTCGCCTGGTGGGAGAAAGAGCTCGATCACGACAAGCTCGCCGCCGGCCTCTCGCGCCGCGTCGACCCGAGCAATGTGGAAACCGCCATCACGACGGAATAG
- a CDS encoding aldo/keto reductase, with protein sequence MEHRRLGRSGLACAPLVLGCHVFGWTADAAASCAILDAFVDRGFSLIDTADTYSTWIPGHSGGESETIIGNWLQATGKRDRVLIATKLGGAMPNVGKGLSRAHIIRSAEDSLRRLRTDRIDLYQAHFDDTATPFEETLEAFATLIESGKVRAIGASNYSAPRLAEALAAARAHGLPLFSCLQPHYNLVTRAYYEGDLRRLCLAEDIGVIPFRALEAGFLTGKYRSMEDTVGAARGAVVAGVLDERSLDILRELDRAAGQFRATPAQIAIAWLLAQEGVAAPIVSVTSVAQLEEIFGALTLTLDARTLMRLDMVSA encoded by the coding sequence ATGGAGCATCGTCGGCTCGGTCGCTCGGGCCTCGCCTGTGCGCCGCTCGTGCTCGGCTGCCACGTCTTCGGATGGACGGCCGATGCCGCGGCCTCCTGCGCCATTCTGGATGCTTTCGTCGATCGCGGCTTCTCGCTGATCGACACGGCGGACACTTATTCCACTTGGATTCCCGGCCATAGCGGCGGCGAGTCCGAGACGATCATCGGCAATTGGCTGCAGGCGACGGGCAAGCGCGACCGCGTGCTGATCGCCACCAAGCTCGGCGGCGCCATGCCCAATGTGGGCAAGGGCCTCTCCCGCGCGCATATCATCCGCTCGGCCGAGGACTCGCTGCGCCGTCTGCGGACCGATCGCATCGATCTCTATCAGGCGCATTTCGACGATACGGCGACGCCCTTCGAGGAGACGCTGGAAGCCTTCGCGACGCTCATCGAGAGCGGCAAGGTGCGGGCCATCGGCGCTTCCAATTATTCGGCGCCGCGCCTCGCCGAGGCGCTGGCGGCCGCGCGCGCCCATGGGTTGCCGCTCTTCTCCTGCCTGCAGCCGCATTACAATCTCGTCACCCGCGCCTATTACGAGGGCGATCTGCGCCGCCTGTGCCTCGCGGAGGACATTGGCGTCATCCCCTTTCGGGCGCTGGAGGCGGGCTTTCTCACCGGCAAATATCGCTCCATGGAGGACACGGTCGGCGCGGCGCGCGGCGCCGTCGTCGCGGGCGTTCTCGACGAGCGCAGCCTCGATATATTGCGGGAGCTGGACCGCGCCGCCGGGCAATTTCGCGCCACGCCGGCGCAGATCGCCATCGCCTGGCTGCTGGCGCAGGAGGGCGTCGCCGCGCCCATCGTCAGCGTGACGAGCGTCGCCCAGCTCGAGGAGATTTTCGGCGCGCTGACGCTGACGCTCGATGCGCGAACGCTGATGCGGCTCGATATGGTGAGCGCGTGA
- a CDS encoding ferredoxin, with product MTKFTLETRDGTRSEIAGKDRATMMKLIRKSGVEELVAECGGSCTCATCQIYVDLPEGVAMPPMEPAEAIMLSKAANRQINSRLACQMKFDSSLDGMHVRIAPEDYSNC from the coding sequence ATGACGAAATTCACGCTCGAAACGCGCGACGGGACACGGTCGGAGATCGCCGGCAAGGATCGCGCGACGATGATGAAGCTGATCCGCAAATCCGGCGTCGAGGAGCTGGTCGCCGAATGCGGCGGCAGCTGCACCTGCGCCACCTGCCAAATCTATGTCGATCTGCCCGAAGGCGTCGCCATGCCTCCCATGGAGCCGGCCGAGGCCATCATGCTGTCCAAGGCCGCCAATCGTCAGATCAATTCGCGTCTCGCCTGCCAGATGAAGTTCGACTCGAGCCTCGACGGCATGCACGTCCGCATCGCCCCGGAAGATTACAGCAACTGCTAA
- the mtnC gene encoding acireductone synthase, with protein sequence MSEPIRAVLIDLEGVVLPMTFMNDTLLPLAATRLGGYIVEHAEDEEVEEALEETGRLMGGYELDPTQAESLLLRWMKQGRKATPLKIIQGLVWQEAYAAGSLAAELYPDVAGCLSAWAAAGIRLFVYSSNSELAQKLLLSHSSSEQVTALFEGFFDTTLGQKIEPGSYRDLCENLGLAPGSALVLSENEEELDAAQTAGLATTRMARDGNVASRHPVSADLLSLNIGQ encoded by the coding sequence ATGAGCGAGCCCATCCGCGCCGTCCTGATCGATCTCGAAGGCGTGGTCCTGCCCATGACCTTCATGAATGACACGCTGCTGCCGCTCGCGGCCACGCGGCTCGGCGGCTATATCGTCGAGCATGCCGAGGACGAGGAGGTGGAGGAGGCGCTGGAGGAGACCGGGCGCCTCATGGGCGGTTATGAGCTCGATCCCACTCAGGCGGAATCTCTGCTGCTGCGCTGGATGAAGCAAGGCCGCAAGGCGACGCCGCTGAAAATCATTCAGGGCCTCGTGTGGCAGGAGGCCTATGCGGCCGGCTCCCTCGCGGCGGAACTCTACCCGGATGTCGCCGGCTGTCTCTCGGCCTGGGCCGCCGCCGGGATCCGCCTCTTCGTCTACTCCTCCAATTCGGAATTGGCCCAGAAGCTGCTGCTGAGCCATTCCTCCTCCGAGCAGGTGACGGCCCTGTTCGAGGGCTTTTTCGACACCACGCTCGGGCAGAAGATCGAGCCCGGCTCCTATCGCGATCTCTGCGAAAATCTGGGCTTGGCGCCCGGCTCGGCGCTCGTGCTGTCGGAGAATGAGGAGGAGCTGGACGCCGCCCAGACGGCGGGCCTCGCCACGACCCGCATGGCCCGCGATGGAAATGTGGCGAGCCGCCATCCCGTGAGCGCGGACTTGCTCTCCTTGAACATCGGACAGTGA
- the uvrA gene encoding excinuclease ABC subunit UvrA: MRSSKKSAAQASLDELFDGKVISIRGAREHNLKNVDLVIPRDKFVVFTGLSGSGKSSLAFDTIYAEGQRRYVESLSAYARQFLEMMQKPDVDQIDGLSPAISIEQKTTSKNPRSTVGTVTEIHDYMRLLWARAGIPYSPATGLPIESQTVSQMVDRVLALPQGTRLYLLAPVVRGRKGEYKKEIADYTKRGFQRLKIDGVYYEIADTPPLDKKLKHDIDIVVDRIVVRADIAARLADSFETALELANGLAVVEFADSKPASADAPAAATPAAYASTHYAADHIVFSSKFACPVSGFTISEIEPRLFSFNNPFGACPVCSGLGQEQVIDPDLVVPDPKLSLRKGAIAPWAKSSSPYYGQALESLGRHYKFRMDTPFEKLDQSVRDVLLHGSGKEEIRFSYDDGARAYDVKKPFEGVVANLQRRFLETDSEWAREEIGRYMSAEPCKACLGYRLKPEALAVKIDMRHIGEVSDLSVRAALDWFRALPEKLDAKRNEIAHRILKEIRDRLTFLVDVGLDYLTLSRASGTLSGGESQRIRLASQIGSGLTGVLYVLDEPSIGLHQRDNDRLLDTLRRLRDLGNSVIVVEHDEDAILSADYVVDVGPGAGVHGGHIVSKGAPQEIMDDANSLTGQYLTGARQVTLRHALRKPDPGRWLKISGARGNNLKNVEAKIPLGLFTAVTGVSGGGKSTLVIETLYKAVARRLNNAHEHPAPFDKIDGLEHIDKIIDIDQSPIGRTPRSNPATYTGAFTPIREWFAGLPEAKARGYAPGRFSFNVKGGRCEACQGDGVIKIEMHFLPDVYVTCDVCKGKRYDRETLEVKYREKSIADVLDMTVEEAAILFKAVPAIRDKMETLKRVGLDYIRVGQQATTLSGGEAQRVKLAKELARRSTGRTLYILDEPTTGLHFHDVAKLLEVLHELVDQGNSVVVIEHNLEVIKTADWIIDLGPEGGDGGGEIVAAGPPAEIVAAKRSHTGRYLAEVLKRRPPRAEKAKAAKAAPAPKRKRAAQEQ, from the coding sequence ATGCGAAGCTCGAAAAAATCCGCCGCCCAAGCCTCTCTCGACGAGCTGTTCGACGGCAAGGTGATCTCCATTCGCGGCGCGCGCGAGCATAATCTCAAGAATGTCGATCTCGTCATTCCACGCGACAAATTCGTCGTCTTCACCGGCCTCTCGGGCTCGGGCAAATCCTCGCTCGCTTTCGACACGATTTATGCGGAGGGCCAGCGCCGCTATGTCGAGTCGCTCTCCGCCTATGCGCGGCAATTCCTCGAGATGATGCAGAAGCCGGACGTCGATCAGATCGACGGCCTCTCGCCGGCCATCTCCATCGAGCAGAAGACGACGTCGAAAAACCCGCGCTCCACCGTCGGCACGGTGACGGAGATTCACGATTACATGCGCCTGCTTTGGGCGCGCGCGGGCATTCCCTATTCGCCGGCGACGGGCCTGCCGATCGAGAGCCAGACCGTCTCGCAAATGGTCGATCGCGTGCTGGCGCTGCCGCAGGGAACGCGCCTCTATCTGCTCGCGCCCGTCGTGCGCGGCCGCAAGGGCGAATATAAAAAAGAGATCGCGGACTATACCAAGCGCGGCTTTCAGCGTCTGAAGATCGATGGCGTCTATTATGAAATCGCCGACACGCCGCCGCTCGACAAAAAGCTGAAGCACGATATCGACATTGTCGTCGATCGCATCGTGGTGCGCGCGGATATTGCGGCGCGCCTCGCCGATAGTTTCGAGACGGCGCTGGAACTCGCCAATGGCCTCGCCGTGGTGGAATTCGCGGACAGCAAGCCTGCGAGCGCCGATGCGCCCGCCGCTGCGACGCCCGCCGCCTACGCCTCCACCCATTATGCGGCGGATCACATCGTCTTCTCGTCGAAATTCGCCTGCCCTGTCTCCGGCTTCACCATTTCCGAGATCGAGCCGCGGCTCTTCTCGTTCAACAATCCCTTCGGCGCCTGCCCCGTCTGCAGCGGCCTCGGCCAGGAGCAGGTGATCGATCCCGATCTCGTCGTTCCCGATCCCAAGCTCTCGCTGCGCAAAGGCGCCATCGCGCCTTGGGCGAAATCCTCCTCGCCCTATTATGGGCAAGCGCTGGAATCGCTCGGCCGTCACTATAAATTCCGCATGGACACGCCGTTCGAGAAGCTCGACCAATCCGTGCGCGACGTGCTTCTGCACGGCTCCGGCAAGGAGGAGATCCGCTTCTCCTATGACGATGGCGCGCGCGCCTATGATGTGAAGAAGCCTTTCGAAGGCGTCGTCGCCAATCTGCAGCGCCGCTTCCTGGAGACGGACAGCGAATGGGCGCGCGAGGAGATCGGCCGCTATATGTCGGCGGAGCCTTGCAAGGCGTGCCTGGGCTATCGCCTGAAGCCGGAAGCGCTCGCCGTGAAGATCGACATGCGCCATATCGGCGAAGTGTCGGACCTCTCCGTGCGCGCGGCGCTCGACTGGTTCCGCGCTCTGCCGGAGAAGCTCGACGCCAAGCGCAATGAGATCGCGCATCGCATACTAAAAGAGATACGCGATCGCCTCACCTTCCTCGTCGATGTCGGCCTCGATTATCTGACGCTCTCGCGCGCCTCCGGCACTTTGTCCGGCGGCGAGAGCCAGCGCATTCGCTTGGCGTCGCAGATCGGCTCCGGCCTCACCGGCGTGCTCTATGTGCTGGACGAGCCGTCGATCGGCCTGCATCAGCGCGACAATGATCGCCTGCTCGACACGCTGCGGCGGCTGCGCGATCTCGGCAATAGCGTCATCGTCGTCGAGCATGACGAGGACGCCATTCTCTCCGCCGATTATGTCGTCGATGTCGGCCCGGGCGCCGGCGTGCATGGCGGCCATATCGTCTCCAAAGGCGCGCCGCAGGAGATAATGGACGATGCGAATTCGCTCACCGGCCAATATTTGACCGGCGCTCGCCAAGTGACCCTGCGCCATGCGCTGCGCAAGCCCGACCCCGGCCGCTGGCTGAAGATTTCCGGCGCGCGCGGAAACAATCTGAAAAATGTCGAGGCGAAGATTCCCTTGGGCCTCTTCACCGCCGTCACCGGCGTCTCCGGCGGCGGCAAATCCACGCTCGTGATCGAGACGCTGTACAAAGCAGTGGCGCGGCGCCTCAACAATGCGCATGAGCATCCGGCGCCTTTCGACAAGATCGACGGGCTCGAGCATATCGACAAGATCATCGATATCGACCAATCGCCGATCGGCCGCACGCCGCGCTCCAATCCCGCGACCTACACGGGCGCCTTCACTCCGATCCGCGAATGGTTCGCCGGCCTGCCCGAGGCGAAGGCGCGCGGCTATGCGCCGGGGCGCTTCTCCTTCAATGTGAAGGGCGGACGCTGCGAAGCCTGCCAGGGCGACGGCGTCATCAAGATCGAGATGCATTTTCTGCCCGACGTCTATGTCACTTGCGACGTCTGCAAGGGCAAGCGTTACGATCGCGAGACGCTAGAGGTGAAATATCGCGAGAAGTCCATCGCCGATGTGCTCGACATGACGGTGGAGGAAGCGGCCATCTTGTTCAAAGCCGTGCCGGCGATCCGCGACAAGATGGAAACGTTGAAGCGCGTCGGCCTCGATTACATTCGCGTCGGGCAGCAGGCGACGACCCTCTCCGGCGGCGAGGCGCAGCGCGTGAAGCTGGCCAAAGAGCTGGCGCGCCGCTCCACCGGCCGCACGCTGTACATTCTCGACGAGCCGACGACTGGCCTGCATTTCCACGATGTCGCGAAACTGCTCGAGGTGCTGCACGAGCTCGTGGATCAGGGCAATAGCGTCGTCGTCATCGAACATAATCTCGAGGTCATCAAGACGGCCGATTGGATCATCGATCTCGGACCCGAGGGCGGCGACGGCGGCGGCGAGATCGTGGCCGCCGGACCGCCCGCCGAGATCGTCGCGGCGAAGCGCAGCCATACGGGGCGCTATCTCGCCGAAGTGCTGAAGCGTCGACCACCGCGCGCGGAGAAAGCCAAAGCGGCGAAAGCGGCGCCCGCGCCAAAGCGCAAGCGCGCCGCGCAGGAGCAGTGA